The DNA sequence GGGCGGCGCCCGACATCACGTTCGACATAGCGCGTTCACACGGAGCAGCAGGCCGCCCGGGGGAATCGCTGCGATGGCTCGAAAGGGCGTACGAAACGGGCCTCCGGCACCACCGGACGGCTCGGTCGGATACGGCCTTCGCGGCGCTCCGCCGGGATGCACGCTACAGAGCTCTCGCCGGGCTGGTCGACTCGGCCGAGGTCTCACGGGTCGAGGGCTGGCGCACCGACGTGCGCTTCCTGGCCCGCAGCCTCGAGTACATCCACTACGACCTCTTCGACAACGTCTCGCCGGAGGTCTTCTCGGCGTTTGTGGATCGGCTGATCCAGGACATCCCGCGACTTTCCGATCGGCAAATCGTCGTCCGGCTGATGCGCCTCACGCGCATGGCCGGGGACGCCCACACGAACCTCTTTCCCGAGCACGTGTTTCGGTCGACCCGCGAGGGGGTGCCGGCCACTTTCTTCAAGTACGCCGATGGGCTCTACGTCCAGTCGGCCAGCGCCGCCCACGGGGCGCTGGTCGGCCGCGAGGTTGTCGCCGTGGCTGGGCGCGATCCCATCGCGGTCCTCGACTCGGTCGGGCAGATCGTCAGCCGGGACAACCCCATGTGGGTTGACCTCACGGCCGCGAATCTGATTTCCTTTCCGCAGATCCTGGAGGGATTGGGGCTGGCGCCCTCCCCGGCACGCCTCGAGTTGACCGTGCGCGACGACGGAGGGCCGGACGAAACCGTCGTCCTTCAGGTGACCCCTGGCCCGCCCGATTCGAGCTGGGTCGACGTCTGGCCGGATCACCTGCTTCGGGGGCGCACGCCGCAGCTTCGCTACTGGTTCGAGGAGCTTCCAGAACTGGGAGCGGCCTACTTCCAATTCAATCTCGTGTTCAACGATTCGGAAGAGCCTCTTCCCGACTTTCTCGATCGCATGTTTGCGGAGCTGGATGCCAGGGGCGTCGGCAGGCTGATCATTGACCTGAGAGAGAACCGCGGCGGAAATGTCTTCCTCGCCGACAAGCTGCTGCACCACCTCATCTCGCGGCCACGCTTTCACGAGCCCGGGAGCCTGTACGTCATAGCCGGCCGTAAGACTTTTTCCGCCGCCATGTACACCGCGGCTCAAATGGAGCGACACCTCGATCCGATCTTCGTGGGCGAACCCACGGGGTCGAGGCCCAACTTCGTCGGCGAAACGGTCTACATTCGGCTGCCGTACAGCGGTCTGGAACCCAGCATTTCGAACCTGTACTGGCAGGGGACGCACGGTGCAGACAACCGCACATGGATCGGCCCGCACCTGTACGCACCTCCTTCGATAGAGCACCTGAGGGAGGGAAGCGACCCGGCGCTTGAAGCCATCAGGGTCGACATTCGTGGCCGCGAATGAAACCGCCTTGTTTCTCAAGAGCTCGATTCGTTTCGCGGCGCACGAGCATCCACGATGGGCCTGGCCCACGCATGCGGAGTCTGTGATGGGCAGAATTGGAAGGGGCTGTTCCTGGCCCTGGCGATCGTATTCGCCGGCGCCGTTGCCGTATTCGTCCGCGGATCTTCAGGTGGAGAGGCGCGGGCTGAAGTCAGCCTCACGGCGGTGCCCGAGGTTGTCTACCGGGTCCCTCATTCTCGCTACGGGAATCTTGAGGGCTGGTTCTTCAACGTCGTCGTGGACGATGGCGACCCGGCCGATTCTCTCTTGGCCATCCAGGCCGATGTCGAGCTCCTCTTGGCCGGCAACGCCATAAGAAGCACGCACTACGGCGCGGAGGTGCTGCCCTGACCGCGTCGCAGGAACACCGGCTCGCCCATCTCGTCTTGGCTCATGGGACGGATTGCCCGCGGGACAACAAGCGGAGAGGACGACGATGGGTGGCTGGTTTGTAGGCGGATTTCTCGTGTTGCTCGGCCTGAGCGTGGTCGCGCTGGTCAGGGCCAAGATGAAGGCGGGGGCAACGACCGCGGACCCGGCGATGCTCGAGCGCGGACGTACCTTGCTGCGCCGAACCTCCGACGACCCCGGCCCCGGCTGGGACCTCACGGGATCAGCCACTCAGGCGCGCGGCCTTGACCTCCGCTTCGACCACGACGATGACCCGCAGGCCGAAGCCACCATGCTGGCGCCCGGCCGGTCTGGCCGAGCGAGCAACCTGCTGACGAATATCAACACCATCCACCTGCCGGCCGACTTCGAAGACCACCACGTGCATACGTCTGGCTACGTCTTCCGGGTGAGGCTGCGTGGGACAGGCGCGGTCATCGGTAGGGAAGTGCGTCTCGGGATGCTCGTCGACGGCAAGGGGGCCGCGCACGGCGGCCGCATCGAGAACGACGACGACACCGACGCGGCCGTCGGAGACTGGATCGAGCTGCAGGGGGCGGAGATCCTGGAGTTGCCGGGTAGGTGAGCAGGGATTATCCGCGCCACCCAGCCATACAGCCCCGTTGACGGCTCCGCAGCCTAATCGGCGATTAGGCTGACCGGCTCGCAGGCTCAATCCGAGTCTCGGCCGCGGGCCTTGAGGGTCTCCGTCGAGCGCGTGGATCGCGCAGGTAGAGAGCCACTCCAGTAGTCCTCGCGGCATCGCTTGTCATGAATCTCGACGGGCCGCTCCATGGCACAAAGGATTGTCTTTTTGTTTGCGTGCGGACGCCGCGACTGCGTACGCTTACGAGTCCAATTCAACGATTTGAGGGAGGCGCCCTGTGTGTGCTCGATCGGTTTCCATGGCGGTGACGCTCGCGGCTGTGGCCCTAGTGGGATGTGCGGACTCGGCTCCGCAGACGCGGACGGTGCAGGGCGAGTGCGCAGACCTTTACGGCGCGGACGTGTGCAGTTGGGCCACCCTGGGTGACGCGGACGGCTTGCTTGAGTTCGGGATAACCGTCCCGGTCGCGGCGATCGAACAGGCCCCGGCCGACATGGATATGGTGTGGCCACCGGCGCTTGGCGCGGTCATCGCCATGCCGACCGAGGTCGGCGCGGCCGTGGGCGTTGACCACCTCACCATCTACTGGGAGCCCCACGGACACCCCCCGGGTCCGTATCTCACACCGCACTTCGACTTCCACTTCTACCACGTCTCGGCCAGCGAGCGCGAAGCGATCGATTGCGCAGACACGACGAAGCCGACGGAGGTTCCGGCGGGCTACGGGTTGGTCGACGTGGAGATCCCGGGCATCGGCATGCTCGAGGGGCTCTGCGTACCGGCCATGGGTATGCACGCGCTGCTCGCATCCGAGATGGAGAGCGACGAGATCTTCGACGGCACTATGGTCATCGGTTACGATCGCGGTGCCCCTCTGTTCTTCGAGCCGATGATCGCCAGCGAGCTGCTCCTGCGGCGGCAGTCCTTCGAGTTGCCGATGCCGGCGGTCCCCGGTCTACCGGAGGGCGTGCGCTATCCGGAGCGCTACCGCGCCGAGTATGACGCGGAGACCGATTCGTACCGATTCGTCTTCTCGGGAGTTTGAATGAAGAGCGCCTACCCCTCCCCCCACAACTCCATGAACCGCTTACCCAGCGCGGGCCCGGTGCCCTCGTCCTCGTGCTTGAAGAAGACGAACGCCTCCGACCACCCGCTACCGCGTAGCCGGTCCACCCAGGCCTGAAGTTCTCCGGGCTCGTATGCGACCTTGCGGAGTCGGAGGTAACCCCAGTCCGCGGTCGGCTCGAAAGGGGTAACGTCGTCGCCCGTCTCGGCGATGCACAGCGCCACGCCTCGCTCGCGCAGCGCGTCGAACACCTCGGGGTCGTGCCAGGACTCGTGGCGGAACTCCAGCGCGGCGCGCGCGCCCTCCGGCAGGGTGTCGAGGAAGTCGCGCAGCCGCTCCACGTCCTTGCGGAAGTACGGCGGGAGCTGGAACAGCACGGGGCCGAGTCGCTCGCCGAGCGCGCCGGCCACGT is a window from the Gemmatimonadota bacterium genome containing:
- a CDS encoding cytochrome C, with amino-acid sequence MAVTLAAVALVGCADSAPQTRTVQGECADLYGADVCSWATLGDADGLLEFGITVPVAAIEQAPADMDMVWPPALGAVIAMPTEVGAAVGVDHLTIYWEPHGHPPGPYLTPHFDFHFYHVSASEREAIDCADTTKPTEVPAGYGLVDVEIPGIGMLEGLCVPAMGMHALLASEMESDEIFDGTMVIGYDRGAPLFFEPMIASELLLRRQSFELPMPAVPGLPEGVRYPERYRAEYDAETDSYRFVFSGV
- a CDS encoding DUF72 domain-containing protein, translated to MIVRVGTSGFSYKEWKGSFYPEKLPQKQFLAYYAEHFETVEINNTFYRMPKPEMLEGWASRVGEDFRFVLKASRRITHQGRLKDVGDNVSYLFDVAGALGERLGPVLFQLPPYFRKDVERLRDFLDTLPEGARAALEFRHESWHDPEVFDALRERGVALCIAETGDDVTPFEPTADWGYLRLRKVAYEPGELQAWVDRLRGSGWSEAFVFFKHEDEGTGPALGKRFMELWGEG